A stretch of Myxococcus hansupus DNA encodes these proteins:
- a CDS encoding pyruvate dehydrogenase complex dihydrolipoamide acetyltransferase codes for MAIPIQMPSLSPTMTEGKIVKWLKKQGDKVSSGEAVAEVETDKSNLEIEAYDDGYLLQVLVGEGEMAKVGAPIAYLGAKGEKVDASASAAPAAAKAPEQKQTPPEQKPEPAPAPQAAAKPASSPQPSGGDSRIAIQMPNLSPTMTEGKIVKWLKKQGDKVSSGEAVAEVETDKSNLEIEAYDDGTLAEIVVGENEMAKVGAPIAYLTGKGAKAAPSAPAQAPAAPKPAAPAPSAPKAAAAPQPAPASKPAPSGGRRLRASPVAKKIAKEKGLDLTQVSGSGPSGRVVKRDIEEALSRGPVAAPAAKKAPAAQPTTGVRPEPTVVPLTSMRKVIAQRMTEVKPGVPHFYLTIEVDMEAAVKVREEAKAMDLKVSVNDLIVKAVAMAVRRYPKINVSLQGDKVVQFHSVDVGIAVALEEGLITPILKDADQKGLQAIATGVRELAERARKRALKPDEYTGGSITVSNLGMYGIDQFVAVINPPQASILAVGAVAEKAVVRDGQLAVRKMMTATLSCDHRVIDGAIGAEFLRELRGLLEHPTRLLF; via the coding sequence ATGGCCATTCCCATCCAGATGCCGAGCCTGTCCCCGACGATGACGGAGGGGAAGATCGTCAAGTGGCTCAAGAAGCAGGGGGACAAGGTGTCCTCGGGCGAGGCCGTCGCCGAAGTGGAGACGGACAAGTCCAACCTGGAAATCGAAGCCTACGACGACGGATACCTGCTGCAGGTGCTCGTCGGCGAGGGCGAGATGGCCAAGGTGGGCGCGCCCATCGCCTATCTCGGCGCCAAGGGTGAGAAGGTGGACGCCAGCGCGTCCGCCGCGCCCGCCGCCGCGAAGGCGCCGGAGCAGAAGCAGACGCCCCCGGAGCAGAAGCCGGAGCCGGCGCCCGCGCCGCAGGCCGCCGCGAAGCCCGCGTCGTCACCGCAGCCGTCGGGCGGGGACAGCCGCATCGCCATCCAGATGCCGAACCTGTCCCCGACGATGACGGAGGGGAAGATCGTCAAGTGGCTCAAGAAGCAGGGGGACAAGGTGTCCTCGGGCGAGGCCGTCGCCGAAGTGGAGACGGACAAGTCCAACCTGGAGATTGAAGCCTACGACGACGGCACCCTGGCGGAGATCGTCGTCGGGGAGAACGAGATGGCCAAGGTGGGGGCGCCCATCGCGTACCTCACCGGCAAGGGGGCCAAGGCGGCGCCGTCCGCGCCCGCCCAGGCGCCCGCGGCACCGAAGCCCGCCGCGCCCGCGCCGTCGGCTCCGAAGGCCGCCGCCGCGCCTCAGCCTGCTCCCGCCTCGAAGCCGGCCCCGTCCGGTGGACGGCGGCTGCGCGCCAGCCCCGTGGCGAAGAAGATCGCGAAGGAGAAGGGCCTGGACCTGACGCAGGTCAGCGGCTCCGGTCCCTCGGGTCGCGTGGTGAAGCGCGACATCGAGGAGGCGTTGTCGCGGGGCCCGGTTGCCGCGCCCGCCGCCAAGAAGGCGCCCGCGGCGCAGCCCACGACGGGCGTGCGTCCGGAGCCCACCGTCGTGCCCCTGACGTCCATGCGCAAGGTCATCGCGCAGCGGATGACGGAGGTGAAGCCCGGCGTGCCTCACTTCTACCTCACCATCGAGGTGGACATGGAGGCGGCGGTCAAGGTGCGCGAAGAGGCGAAGGCGATGGACCTCAAGGTCTCCGTCAACGACCTCATCGTGAAGGCCGTGGCCATGGCGGTGCGCCGCTACCCGAAGATCAACGTCTCGCTGCAGGGCGACAAGGTCGTCCAGTTCCACAGCGTGGACGTGGGCATCGCGGTGGCGCTGGAGGAAGGGCTCATCACGCCCATCCTCAAGGACGCGGACCAGAAGGGCCTGCAGGCCATCGCCACGGGCGTGCGTGAGCTGGCGGAGCGCGCCCGCAAGCGCGCCCTCAAGCCGGACGAGTACACCGGCGGCTCTATCACCGTGAGCAACCTGGGCATGTACGGCATCGACCAGTTCGTCGCCGTCATCAACCCCCCGCAGGCCTCCATCCTCGCGGTGGGTGCCGTGGCGGAGAAGGCCGTGGTGCGGGATGGGCAGTTGGCGGTCCGGAAGATGATGACGGCGACGCTCTCGTGCGACCACCGCGTCATCGACGGAGCCATTGGCGCCGAGTTCCTGCGCGAGCTGCGCGGGCTGCTCGAGCACCCCACGCGGCTGCTCTTCTAG
- a CDS encoding pyruvate dehydrogenase complex E1 component subunit beta, producing the protein MPELMYREALNQALAEEMERDANVFLIGEEVGRYNGAFKVSQGLLDKFGSARIIDAPIAELGFTGLSVGAAMVGLRPVVEMMTWNFAILAMDQIVNNAAKLRHMSGGQLRCPIVFRGPGGAGGRLSSQHSQALEANYAHFPGLKVIAPATPADAKGMLKAAIRDENPVVMFEGERLYAIKGEVPEGEHVVPLGKADVKREGTDVTIITWSRMYYFCMQAAEELAKEGINAEVLDLRTLRPLDEEAILASVRKTNRAVIVEEGWVLAGVGASVVDIIQSKAFDDLDAPVERVTGLDVNMSYAANLENATQPDAPKIIAAVKKVLYREGA; encoded by the coding sequence ATGCCCGAGTTGATGTACCGCGAGGCGCTGAACCAGGCGCTCGCCGAGGAAATGGAGCGCGACGCCAACGTCTTCCTCATTGGTGAAGAGGTGGGCCGCTACAACGGCGCCTTCAAGGTGTCGCAGGGACTGCTGGACAAGTTCGGGAGCGCGCGCATCATCGACGCACCCATCGCCGAGCTGGGCTTCACCGGCCTGAGCGTGGGCGCGGCCATGGTGGGCTTGCGCCCCGTGGTGGAGATGATGACCTGGAACTTCGCGATTCTCGCGATGGACCAGATCGTCAACAACGCCGCGAAGCTGCGGCACATGTCCGGTGGCCAGCTTCGCTGCCCCATCGTGTTTCGCGGTCCGGGCGGCGCCGGTGGCCGGCTGTCCAGCCAGCACAGCCAGGCGCTGGAGGCCAACTACGCGCACTTCCCGGGCCTGAAGGTGATTGCGCCGGCCACGCCCGCGGACGCCAAGGGCATGCTCAAGGCGGCCATCCGGGACGAGAACCCGGTGGTGATGTTCGAGGGCGAGCGGCTCTACGCCATCAAGGGTGAGGTGCCGGAAGGCGAGCACGTCGTGCCGCTGGGCAAGGCGGACGTGAAGCGCGAGGGCACCGACGTCACCATCATCACCTGGAGCCGCATGTATTACTTCTGCATGCAGGCGGCCGAGGAGTTGGCGAAGGAGGGCATCAACGCGGAGGTGCTGGATTTGCGCACCCTGCGGCCCCTGGACGAAGAGGCCATCCTGGCGAGCGTGCGCAAGACGAACCGCGCCGTCATCGTGGAGGAGGGCTGGGTGCTCGCCGGCGTGGGCGCCTCCGTGGTGGACATCATCCAGTCGAAGGCGTTCGACGACCTGGACGCGCCGGTGGAGCGCGTCACGGGGCTCGACGTGAACATGTCCTATGCGGCGAACCTGGAGAACGCGACGCAGCCGGATGCACCGAAGATCATCGCCGCGGTGAAGAAGGTGCTGTACCGCGAGGGAGCCTGA
- the pdhA gene encoding pyruvate dehydrogenase (acetyl-transferring) E1 component subunit alpha — MASPYKKELLLEMYRKMYLIRRFEERAGQQYTLGKIAGFCHLYIGQEAVAVGPAEALRPDDYMLSAYRDHGQPLARGSDAGMVMAELMGRDSGYSKGKGGSMHIFDIEHHFYGGYGIVGGQIPLAAGMAFASRYRNEDRVTVCYFGDAAANQGSLHETFNMASKWKLPVIYICENNRYGMGTAIARTAAVPEIYKRASAYAMRGEPVDGMDVLTMYEAVKDAAEYCRAGKGPVLLEANTYRFRGHSMADPATYRTKQEVEEERKNDPIPKLRAYMQKHGMGDDSVFESIEEEVKALVDQAVKFADESPEPSLDELWRDTIVEEGEQDVHPRERVLGQKVKWPSYPSGQELKVTWDLEPREQAEAADKKAGLIR, encoded by the coding sequence GTGGCCAGCCCGTACAAAAAAGAACTGCTGTTGGAGATGTACCGGAAGATGTACCTCATCCGTCGCTTCGAGGAGCGCGCGGGTCAGCAGTACACGCTGGGGAAGATCGCCGGCTTCTGCCACCTCTACATCGGCCAGGAGGCCGTGGCGGTGGGGCCGGCGGAGGCCCTGCGTCCGGATGACTACATGCTCAGTGCGTACCGCGACCATGGCCAGCCGTTGGCCCGTGGCAGCGACGCGGGCATGGTCATGGCCGAGCTGATGGGCCGGGACTCCGGCTACAGCAAGGGCAAGGGCGGCTCGATGCACATCTTCGACATCGAGCACCACTTCTACGGCGGCTACGGCATCGTCGGCGGCCAGATTCCCCTGGCGGCGGGCATGGCCTTCGCCAGCCGCTATCGCAACGAGGACCGCGTCACCGTCTGCTACTTCGGCGACGCCGCGGCCAACCAGGGCTCGCTCCATGAGACGTTCAACATGGCGTCCAAGTGGAAGCTCCCGGTCATCTACATCTGCGAGAACAACCGCTACGGCATGGGCACGGCCATTGCCCGCACGGCGGCGGTGCCGGAGATCTACAAGCGCGCCAGCGCCTACGCCATGCGCGGCGAGCCCGTGGACGGCATGGACGTGCTGACCATGTACGAGGCCGTCAAGGACGCCGCGGAGTACTGCCGCGCCGGCAAGGGCCCCGTGCTGCTGGAGGCCAACACGTACCGCTTCCGCGGTCACTCCATGGCCGACCCCGCCACCTACCGCACCAAGCAGGAGGTGGAGGAGGAGCGCAAGAACGACCCGATTCCGAAGCTGCGCGCCTACATGCAGAAGCACGGCATGGGCGACGATTCGGTGTTCGAGTCCATCGAGGAAGAGGTCAAGGCGCTGGTGGACCAGGCGGTGAAGTTCGCCGACGAGTCGCCCGAGCCCAGCCTGGACGAGCTGTGGCGCGACACCATCGTCGAGGAGGGTGAGCAGGACGTCCACCCCCGCGAGCGCGTGCTGGGTCAGAAGGTGAAGTGGCCCTCGTACCCCAGCGGCCAGGAGCTGAAGGTGACGTGGGACCTGGAGCCGCGCGAGCAGGCCGAGGCGGCCGACAAGAAGGCGGGCCTCATCCGCTAG
- a CDS encoding response regulator has protein sequence MDLPFEAGEGEGGGERTLASTVLVVDDEPVVLDICARLLERDADLMVTLAASAEEALPLLTEQRFDVLVTDKNLPGMGGVELIAEARRLQPSLEAVMITGYASSESVVAAFAAGASDYILKPFDDLRVLRAKVRAALERRSAGILVREQAREVAREAAALLASGRDAPELAHEALESELRAYEESVRLGLNGRVAVVGGSDTVTVLKDAGFDALELPPYATELEDADVVIVETGDPQWRTLAERLQRKPPDVLLLASPQADLGDLLEAITLRMDLVGFGTSQGANALPEKVRMLLLRRGVQRAQDRLAAALASFRRSISAPSA, from the coding sequence ATGGATCTCCCGTTCGAGGCCGGTGAAGGTGAGGGTGGGGGGGAGAGGACGCTCGCCTCGACGGTGCTGGTGGTGGATGACGAGCCCGTCGTGCTGGACATCTGCGCCCGCCTCCTGGAGCGCGATGCCGACCTGATGGTGACGCTGGCCGCGAGCGCCGAGGAGGCGCTGCCGCTGCTGACCGAACAGCGTTTCGACGTCCTGGTGACGGACAAGAACCTGCCCGGCATGGGGGGCGTGGAGCTCATCGCCGAGGCGCGGCGGCTCCAACCGTCCCTCGAGGCGGTGATGATTACCGGCTACGCCAGCTCGGAGTCCGTCGTCGCCGCCTTCGCCGCCGGCGCCAGCGACTACATCCTCAAGCCCTTCGACGACTTGCGCGTGCTCCGCGCCAAGGTGCGCGCCGCGTTGGAGCGGCGTTCCGCCGGCATCCTCGTGAGAGAGCAGGCTCGGGAGGTGGCACGCGAAGCCGCCGCCCTCCTGGCCTCGGGCCGGGATGCCCCCGAGCTCGCCCACGAGGCACTGGAGTCCGAGCTCCGCGCCTACGAGGAGTCCGTTCGCCTGGGCCTCAATGGCCGGGTGGCGGTGGTGGGCGGCTCGGACACCGTCACCGTCCTGAAGGACGCGGGCTTCGACGCCCTGGAGCTGCCGCCCTACGCGACCGAGCTGGAGGACGCGGACGTCGTCATCGTCGAGACGGGCGACCCGCAGTGGCGCACCCTGGCCGAGCGCCTGCAACGCAAGCCCCCGGATGTGCTCCTGCTCGCCAGTCCCCAGGCGGACCTGGGCGACCTGCTGGAGGCGATTACGCTCCGCATGGACCTGGTGGGCTTCGGCACCAGCCAGGGAGCCAACGCCCTGCCAGAGAAGGTGCGGATGCTGCTGTTGCGGCGGGGCGTGCAGCGTGCGCAGGACCGGCTCGCCGCGGCGCTCGCCAGCTTTCGTCGGAGCATCTCCGCGCCGTCAGCCTGA
- a CDS encoding sensor histidine kinase, with protein sequence MNPSELPAVLYVDDDALNLRVFDANFGQRFRIFRSSSPSEALALLEQRKGEIGVILSDQRMPGMTGVELLERARTIAPDAKRMLVKAYADMQAVIDAVNRGQVTRYFVKPWDRAELQAALDDALKIARLELRIREVEGRMMKSERLATLGQVTAGIAHELMGPVGYLTQNVVSLQRDLGSVIQYVSRHLQEDPDAGVAETVEDLPALIKDLADGAEHLRQVALGLRAQARGEDLEATADVAEVVSFAVKLARAEVRERARLTSNGEPVRVTFGPVKLCQVLLNLIVNAAQAMGSTGRAGRIEVRWTTRSEDVVLTVADNGCGIPLELQERVFQPMFTTKPVGVGTGLGLSICRELVTQFGGSLRLSSTPGDGTEIEITLRRALHP encoded by the coding sequence ATGAACCCGTCTGAACTGCCCGCGGTCCTCTACGTCGACGATGACGCGCTGAACCTCCGGGTCTTCGACGCGAACTTCGGGCAGCGCTTCCGCATCTTCCGCAGCTCGTCGCCCAGCGAGGCGTTGGCGCTGCTGGAGCAGCGCAAGGGCGAGATTGGCGTCATCCTCTCCGACCAGCGCATGCCGGGCATGACGGGCGTGGAGCTGCTGGAGCGGGCCCGCACCATCGCGCCCGACGCCAAGCGCATGCTCGTCAAGGCCTACGCGGACATGCAGGCCGTCATCGACGCCGTCAACCGCGGCCAGGTGACGCGCTACTTCGTCAAGCCGTGGGACCGCGCGGAGCTGCAGGCCGCGCTCGACGACGCGCTGAAGATTGCCCGCCTGGAGCTGCGCATCCGGGAGGTCGAAGGCCGCATGATGAAGTCCGAGCGTCTGGCCACCCTGGGCCAGGTGACCGCGGGCATCGCGCACGAGCTGATGGGGCCGGTGGGCTACCTGACGCAGAACGTGGTGTCGCTGCAGCGGGATTTGGGCAGCGTCATCCAGTACGTGTCGCGGCACCTCCAGGAGGATCCGGACGCCGGCGTGGCGGAGACGGTGGAGGACCTGCCCGCGCTCATCAAGGACCTGGCGGACGGCGCCGAGCACCTGCGGCAGGTGGCGTTGGGGCTGCGCGCCCAGGCCCGGGGCGAGGACCTGGAGGCCACCGCGGACGTGGCCGAAGTGGTGTCCTTCGCGGTGAAGCTGGCCCGCGCCGAGGTGCGTGAGCGGGCGCGGCTGACGAGCAACGGCGAGCCCGTGCGCGTCACTTTTGGCCCGGTGAAGCTGTGCCAGGTGCTGCTCAACCTCATCGTCAACGCGGCGCAGGCCATGGGCAGCACGGGCCGCGCCGGGCGCATCGAGGTGCGGTGGACGACGCGCTCCGAAGACGTGGTGCTCACCGTGGCGGACAACGGCTGCGGCATTCCGCTGGAACTCCAGGAGCGCGTCTTCCAGCCCATGTTCACCACCAAGCCCGTGGGTGTAGGCACCGGACTGGGCCTGTCCATCTGCCGCGAGCTCGTGACGCAGTTCGGCGGCAGCCTCCGGTTGTCCTCCACGCCGGGCGACGGCACCGAAATCGAAATCACCCTCCGGCGAGCCCTGCACCCCTGA
- a CDS encoding DUF2795 domain-containing protein yields the protein MTRERLAQGVSELESRVGPPLPLAESLQKALEGAVYPLSARQLTWVARENEAPSLVLSLLGSLPRIRFDSVDAVARALESDRETVDSPHSVSSR from the coding sequence ATGACACGCGAACGGCTTGCCCAGGGTGTGTCGGAGTTGGAGTCGCGCGTAGGTCCGCCGCTGCCTCTCGCGGAGTCGCTGCAGAAGGCACTGGAAGGCGCGGTGTACCCGCTGTCCGCGCGGCAGTTGACCTGGGTGGCCCGTGAAAACGAGGCGCCGTCCCTGGTGCTCTCGCTGTTGGGTTCGCTCCCTCGGATTCGCTTCGATTCCGTGGATGCCGTGGCCCGCGCGCTCGAGAGTGACCGGGAGACGGTGGATTCGCCGCATTCCGTTTCTTCGCGCTGA